The window TTTGATTCTTATATGATTTTTCCTATAACATGTATGATTGCATTATTTCTTATTGTATTCTTGTACAATGAGTGATGTGTTGTCCTTGGTCTCTTCGGTAATCCAGCACCACACGCATACACGTCTAACTCATGCTATTAAAAGTAGTTACATTTATATTAACAATCTGAAACTTTAAGCTCGATGTTTTGTGCGCATGATTTCACTTTTGCTAGAAGATGAACTCTTaattgttgaagtgttattgaatacaaTCCATTTTCTAGGTCGGTCAGGGAACCAAAATTGCGAAGGTGGTTCCATTGATTTTGTGACTAGACTGACGgatttgggcggatgcgaatggATAACAGGAGTTGGATTACGTGGGTCGCTTGCACCCGATATCGTTTGTTACGTGTTCGCGTGAACTTAGACAGTTTAGTTCACTtattgaccaaccatgtttgttaaccatgcttATTCACTCCTGTATGGAACATGGAACACCCCTCTCCCACTGAAGCCCACTGACAACTGCTAGAAATTGATTCACTGTCtcaagagccgggcatggtggaatgagacactatgtctgagttgttagcctacgctggggtgacgagccttcccgtagtgatcaCGAGCGATCTCACTTCCCAGCACTCCCTATGTacttgaaatcggggatgaggaccccgatgggatcaaggatcgcggggtcctggccttGCACGTTGAGGGACACTGACTTCGCAAatggttgagggcattgataccgtagggtgtaccagtttccccaatctgctggatgaactgAATTAATTAAAGACTCGGCTAACAAGATCAtgattgcatcgcattagttaggttggtgactcggcagttgaggtcacaaTGAGGGAGCGTtagtcatgcgcgatcgttagacgaagtcactcgagggagtgttgttgcgaggtcatgcatcatactataattcatacatatgcattaacaagattagttaaggatttgtgaatgtatgtttttcattaaattcatcatagaattgaCACTTgatgtaacttaaggctaatgacacctactgagttgatcacttactcccactttggcatgttgttttaaaacactaactagactcttCAGAAGATGTAGGTGACGCTGAGCTCGATGAGCCGAGCGGTGCGAGCATAGACGAGGAGGATGGGCTATCCTACTTTCAACTGATGGGCGGGTCACCGTAGAGTGAGCGGGTTGATTATGGATTGCTAAGTAGTAGACTCAAtgcactattcttttggacatctcATTTTTATATTTTGTCGGGCGACGCCTTGTGCGGCCCGTTGATATTTTTATAGACTCGTATACATTAGTCACTTTCATTTCAGTTGACCAGTTGTGATTGTGATTTATGTTCCAGTTAATTCCATACTGCTCATTAGATTGGATTTTAtgcaaaacattaaaaaatgGTAATAAGTGATGCCTggaaacttgggagtcgagtgtatgctcGACCCCCCTctaaatttcagggtgttacacagaCCCTAACATCTCAGAAGGTGAAGAACATAAACAAGGAAAGTCTCCACAACTTCAACATTTTCTTAGAGTCCTAGAGGGGTAGAAAGAGAAGCAAGAGTATTAGGGCCATTAACTCAAGAAGTGTATCTGATGGATAGTATCCTCCTTTAGAATGTGAGGGGAATCAGAAACTCTCCCTCGATCAATCACGTGAAAAGACTCATCAGCTCCTTTAAACCAGCCATTGTGATCTTGATTGAATCCATGGTGGCAGACTCCAAGAGAGTTAAAACAGGGCTAAATCTAGGTTTTCATTGTTCTATATCCAATGTAGCAGTTGGTGGGATGATTTGGGTCTACCATCAATCTGttatttcaattgatttgttGTCTGCATCTGACCAGTTCCTGGCATTCAGGGCCAAAGTTCCGAATGTCGATACTCCCCTCAATTTCACTTGTGTTTATGCCAAGTGCTCATACCTGTGCTGAAGAGAGCTATGGGCTGATTTAGCAAGCCAAGTGAATAGCCTAGTTGGGCCATGGATTGTTTATAGGGACTTCAATGCGGTCTCGTCCCAATTGGAGAGGATAGGTGGGAATTCCCTCGCGGGACTGAGCGATCTACCGAATTTGCTGACGCGATCAACCGGGCGAGTCTTATTAATGCTAGTTTTTCAGGTAATGCCTTCACTTGATGCAACAATCATTCAAGGAATAATAGGAAATGGGTGAGGCTTGATAGAGCCCTTTATTCTTCTGCGTGGCTGCAGTGCTTTCCGTCCTTCACCATGCAACACCTTCCTCGCATCCACTCCGATCATTGTCCCCTTCTCCTATCCTCGTCTCCCGCGACCACCTCCTCCTTGCGGCCTTTCCGTTTTCAACGGATGTGGACACAGCACGAAGGATTCAAGGACATTGTTGTTAATGCTTGGAAATCAGATATTTTCATCAACCCAATGATTCATCTCttgtgaaagatgaagaacacTAAAGATGCTCTTAAGGGTTGGAACAAAGAGGAATTTGGGAATATTTTCAGCCAGATCAAAGATACTTTAGCTCGGGTTGAGCAGGTGGTGAAGGATTCGCTCCTCAATCCCTCAGCTCACTTCCTTTCGCTCCTGGACTCCAAGAAACAAGCCCTGTGCCGCTTGAAGAATCTCCAACAAATCTTCTGGAAGTAGAAATCCAGAAACAAGTAGCTTAAGGAAGGGAAGAGGAATTCCAAGTTCTTCCATGCATCTACCATCAACCGCATCAAAAGAACCCTTATCAGAGAAATTCAACTACATAATGGGACATTTACAGCCGATCTAGACTGCATCAAAGCTAAAGTGGCTACCTTCTTCAAGCACCTTTACACGTTTGAAGCAGTGACACTGGCTGGGAATCTCCTTAGCATCATCCCGAACTTGGTCTCCCCTGGAGACAACGACCTCCTTATGGCCCTGCCGTTGATGGAGGAAGTGAAGAGTGCAGCCTCATCCTTGCCAGCAGACGGAGCCCCTGAGCCTGATGGTTTTTCTGGAGTATTTTTTTCAGCATGCTAGGATATTGTAGGAGCCGATATTCTTCGCGCCACCAAATTCCTATTCCAGGGAGGTACGATTCCTAGAGCCTTCTCAGCTTCCCTCCACTGCTTAATTCCGAAAAGCTCCGCGCCTAAATCTTTTTCTGACTTTTGGCATATTAGTCTTTGTAATTGCATCTACAAGATCTTTTCCAAAGTTATTGTAGTGAGATTAAATTCCATTCTCACTAGGCTCATCTCTGATGAGCAAATGGCTTTCGTCCAAGGGTGGTCTATTACAGATAGCATAGCTTTGGCGCAGGAATTGTTTTGTGATATAGACAAGAAGGTTCGAGGAAGCAACCTCATCATCAAGGTTGATCTTGAGAAGGCTTATGATAGAGTCAGTTGGTCTTTCCTGCGGGCGGTCCTCCTCAGCTTTGGCTTCAGCTATTTGTGGATCAGCTTGGCTGAAAAATGCTGGTCAGGGGCCTGGTTCTTGGTGCTCATCAATGACGACACCTCGGGTTTCTTCAAATCAGAAAGAGGGCTTCGATAGGGAGATCCCCTTTCTTTGATCCTATTCATCCTAGTCATGGAAGCTCTCAGTAAGGGTCTCAAATCCCTATTCGATCATAAAATCTGCCAGCCATTTAGGACCATCAGAGATAGCATGACGGTCTCCCACCTCCTCTTCGCTGACGACACAAC is drawn from Magnolia sinica isolate HGM2019 chromosome 5, MsV1, whole genome shotgun sequence and contains these coding sequences:
- the LOC131247152 gene encoding uncharacterized protein LOC131247152 gives rise to the protein MKNTKDALKGWNKEEFGNIFSQIKDTLARVEQVVKDSLLNPSAHFLSLLDSKKQALCRLKNLQQIFWKEIQLHNGTFTADLDCIKAKVATFFKHLYTFEAVTLAGNLLSIIPNLVSPGDNDLLMALPLMEEVKSAASSLPADGAPEPDGADILRATKFLFQGGTIPRAFSASLHCLIPKSSAPKSFSDFWHISLCNCIYKIFSKVIVVRLNSILTRLISDEQMAFVQGWSITDSIALAQELFCDIDKKVRGSNLIIKVDLEKAYDRVSWSFLRAVLLSFGFSYLWISLAEKCWSGAWFLVLINDDTSGFFKSERGLR